In the genome of uncultured Cohaesibacter sp., one region contains:
- the dhaL gene encoding dihydroxyacetone kinase subunit DhaL gives MSNTQEHSTKKLMNAPEVIIPEMIEGMISAHPDLLRLEGATGRAVVAVDGPRDGKVGIVIGGGSGHEPAFAGYVGRGLADSAAVGNVFASPSPEHIKEAAIAADGGAGIVLLYGNYTGDVLNFNMAAEECTALGMDVRSVAVIDDVASAPKEKAGERRGIAGDFFVFKIAGAAADLGRNLEEVTAAANKANAATLSMGVALSACSMPQTLKPNFEIGPDEMEIGMGLHGEPGMRRAKVDTADNVTDNLMDVILGELDPKPGDEVAVLVNGLGATGLMELYLINRRVAKILKEKGVKVHHTWVGEYCTSMEMAGASVTLIKLDEDLKTLLDHPCRTPALTVGSAPEPVAGSKHTARTYNAAAESEAVDRASLKSEGSISPEIFRSMMRAAGNAIAEEKDRLSELDGVIGDGDHGVTMDIGWQAILKTLDGASDEDTISQTCTKSAKALLDAVGASSGPLYAGAFNAAAKAVSDRLNLDANAMAAWVEGMLDGILARGGASVGDKTMIDAWVPAVEAAKKAADGKSDALAVLAAAADGARQGADATRDMESRRGRSKKLGARSVGHIDPGAESAFVILQAMTNALREA, from the coding sequence ATGTCAAACACCCAAGAGCATTCGACCAAGAAGCTGATGAATGCGCCGGAAGTGATCATCCCCGAGATGATCGAAGGGATGATTTCAGCGCATCCCGACCTGCTGCGGCTGGAGGGAGCGACCGGCCGGGCGGTGGTCGCAGTCGATGGGCCGCGCGACGGCAAGGTCGGTATTGTGATTGGTGGAGGCTCCGGCCATGAGCCTGCTTTTGCGGGATATGTTGGACGTGGGCTCGCAGATTCAGCTGCCGTGGGGAACGTGTTTGCCTCTCCCTCGCCAGAGCATATCAAGGAGGCGGCCATCGCGGCCGATGGCGGAGCCGGTATCGTGCTGCTCTACGGCAACTACACCGGAGATGTGCTCAACTTCAATATGGCCGCAGAAGAATGCACCGCGCTTGGCATGGATGTGCGCTCGGTTGCCGTCATTGATGACGTGGCGTCCGCGCCCAAGGAGAAGGCCGGGGAACGGCGCGGTATCGCTGGCGATTTCTTCGTTTTCAAGATTGCCGGGGCGGCGGCTGATCTGGGGCGCAACCTTGAGGAGGTCACGGCAGCGGCCAACAAGGCCAATGCAGCAACCCTGTCGATGGGGGTTGCTCTGTCGGCCTGCTCCATGCCACAGACGTTGAAGCCTAATTTCGAGATCGGTCCGGACGAGATGGAAATCGGCATGGGCCTACATGGCGAGCCGGGCATGCGTCGCGCCAAGGTGGATACGGCAGACAATGTCACCGATAATCTGATGGATGTGATTCTTGGGGAATTGGATCCGAAACCGGGTGACGAGGTCGCGGTTCTGGTCAACGGGCTTGGTGCCACAGGCCTGATGGAGCTCTATCTGATCAATCGTCGTGTGGCGAAGATCCTGAAGGAGAAGGGCGTCAAGGTCCATCACACCTGGGTCGGGGAATATTGCACCTCGATGGAGATGGCCGGAGCCTCTGTCACCCTGATCAAGCTGGATGAAGATCTCAAGACGCTGCTCGATCATCCGTGCCGGACACCTGCCCTGACAGTGGGCAGCGCTCCGGAACCAGTGGCCGGTAGCAAACACACCGCACGCACCTACAATGCGGCGGCAGAGAGTGAAGCGGTGGATCGCGCCAGTCTCAAAAGCGAGGGATCGATCTCGCCGGAGATCTTCCGCAGCATGATGCGGGCGGCAGGCAATGCCATCGCCGAAGAAAAGGACCGGCTCAGTGAGCTCGATGGCGTGATTGGCGACGGTGATCACGGGGTGACGATGGATATCGGCTGGCAGGCTATCCTCAAGACCCTTGATGGCGCTTCTGATGAGGATACCATTTCGCAGACCTGCACCAAATCCGCAAAGGCCTTGCTCGATGCGGTGGGGGCTTCCTCCGGGCCGCTTTATGCCGGGGCGTTCAATGCGGCGGCCAAGGCTGTTTCTGATCGCCTCAACCTTGATGCAAACGCCATGGCAGCATGGGTTGAGGGGATGCTGGACGGTATTCTCGCCCGGGGCGGAGCCAGTGTCGGCGACAAGACGATGATTGATGCTTGGGTTCCGGCAGTCGAGGCTGCGAAGAAGGCAGCGGACGGAAAGTCGGATGCTCTGGCGGTGCTGGCGGCAGCCGCTGATGGGGCCAGACAGGGGGCTGATGCCACGCGTGATATGGAAAGCCGCCGCGGCAGATCCAAGAAATTGGGTGCCCGCAGTGTTGGCCACATCGATCCGGGTGCTGAATCGGCCTTTGTTATCCTTCAGGCAATGACAAACGCTCTGCGCGAGGCTTGA
- a CDS encoding SMP-30/gluconolactonase/LRE family protein, translating to MLDRSEEGFRLLSNPLAITGKSPLWDEARGCVWWIDIQAQRLLATDETGETRVLPVPSQPGFVVLADSGRLVLGLENGLWTYAPESGEWERHSDTESDRPTVRLNDGKPDRFGCLWFGSMDMTHQGLAIGRLYRRDALGEIRAVRENITIPNAIVPCGHGNNLLFTDSPTGQLEMIELDSESGSILRSDVIYQTGGGITLDSGCLDVEGNVWVAVVGAGKVLQIAPSGRVLSEHLLPVSRITAVAIGGRDGQTLFVTCQRRFLDAEQLSREPGAGGLFSKPIPIPSSPVYRVAGL from the coding sequence ATGCTGGATCGGAGTGAGGAAGGCTTCCGCCTGCTGTCCAATCCTCTGGCCATCACCGGAAAGTCTCCCTTGTGGGACGAGGCAAGAGGGTGCGTCTGGTGGATCGATATTCAGGCGCAAAGGCTGCTGGCAACCGATGAGACGGGGGAGACCCGTGTGTTGCCGGTGCCCTCGCAACCGGGGTTCGTGGTGCTTGCTGATAGTGGACGCCTTGTGCTGGGGTTGGAGAATGGTCTCTGGACCTATGCGCCCGAAAGCGGGGAGTGGGAGCGACATTCCGACACCGAAAGCGACCGTCCGACCGTGCGTCTCAATGACGGCAAGCCGGATCGGTTCGGATGCCTGTGGTTCGGGTCCATGGACATGACACATCAGGGCCTCGCCATCGGGCGGCTCTACCGGCGCGATGCGCTCGGCGAGATCCGGGCGGTGCGCGAGAATATCACTATCCCGAATGCCATCGTTCCATGCGGTCATGGCAACAACCTGCTGTTCACCGATTCCCCGACGGGGCAGCTCGAGATGATCGAGCTGGATAGTGAGAGTGGCAGCATCCTTCGCTCCGACGTCATCTATCAGACCGGAGGCGGCATAACGCTTGATAGCGGCTGTCTTGATGTGGAGGGGAATGTCTGGGTGGCTGTCGTCGGGGCGGGCAAGGTGCTGCAGATCGCCCCGTCTGGTCGGGTACTTTCCGAGCATCTGTTGCCGGTCTCGCGGATCACGGCTGTGGCCATCGGTGGGCGCGATGGTCAGACATTGTTTGTCACCTGTCAGCGCCGGTTTCTTGACGCGGAGCAATTGTCGCGTGAGCCGGGGGCGGGCGGACTTTTTAGCAAGCCGATCCCGATCCCTTCGAGCCCGGTCTATCGGGTTGCCGGTCTCTAG
- a CDS encoding substrate-binding domain-containing protein → MKKLTVALLATIAIALPQIATAADEAGMDKKDSYRFVIIPKVVHPWFDLVNDGAKQAAAVIEAQTGSKVQIDYSAPQQADVVQQNQIVESSISTRPDGIAIDLLDASGNRASLEDAIAQGIPVTVFDSVPPKGMNLTSIGNDFCEQAEIASHRLAELLGEEGEVAIMMGVPTAPNHAIRAECHQKVFDSYPNIKVVATGIDNDSIETAQKQAAAIMQANPNLKGWVACDAAGPIGIGQAIQEAGKVGDVKMVGLDNLPEMLQLIRDGVADSSSSTKPQMQGYWAVMAMWQQSIGIETPKYLDTGIAVLTKDNIGE, encoded by the coding sequence ATGAAAAAACTTACAGTTGCACTTCTTGCAACCATCGCAATCGCGCTGCCTCAGATCGCTACGGCCGCCGATGAAGCCGGGATGGACAAAAAAGACAGCTATCGCTTTGTCATCATCCCGAAAGTCGTTCATCCGTGGTTCGACCTGGTTAATGACGGTGCCAAACAGGCAGCTGCTGTCATCGAGGCCCAGACCGGATCGAAAGTCCAGATCGACTACAGCGCCCCTCAGCAGGCTGACGTCGTTCAGCAAAACCAGATCGTAGAAAGCTCTATTTCAACACGTCCCGACGGGATCGCCATCGACCTTCTGGACGCAAGCGGCAACCGCGCCTCGTTGGAAGATGCCATCGCTCAAGGTATTCCGGTCACCGTGTTTGACTCGGTTCCACCCAAAGGCATGAACCTGACCTCTATCGGCAACGATTTCTGCGAACAGGCAGAGATCGCATCCCATCGCCTCGCAGAATTGCTGGGTGAAGAAGGCGAAGTCGCCATCATGATGGGTGTGCCCACTGCACCGAACCATGCAATCCGTGCAGAATGCCATCAGAAGGTATTCGACAGCTATCCGAACATCAAAGTCGTCGCAACCGGCATTGACAACGACAGCATCGAAACCGCTCAGAAACAGGCCGCAGCCATCATGCAGGCTAACCCAAACCTTAAAGGTTGGGTCGCTTGTGATGCCGCCGGTCCGATCGGCATTGGCCAGGCAATCCAGGAAGCTGGCAAAGTTGGCGACGTGAAAATGGTTGGTCTCGACAACCTTCCTGAAATGTTGCAGCTGATCCGCGATGGCGTGGCTGACAGCTCGTCTTCGACCAAACCGCAGATGCAGGGCTACTGGGCCGTCATGGCCATGTGGCAGCAGTCGATTGGTATCGAGACACCCAAATATCTCGACACCGGCATTGCCGTCCTGACCAAGGACAACATTGGCGAGTGA
- a CDS encoding SIS domain-containing protein yields the protein MRMLCRSALEELSQVVEKLEESSFEEAVETIRSAQKIALYGVGREGLQIKGFAMRLFHLGLRVSMVGDMTTPPLGSGDLLIVSAGPGYFSTVAALIETAKQAGAKTLCITAQPDGACAVAADQVLVIPAQTMADDMASKTSTLPMGSLYEGAQYVVFECLILKLKQVLAVSADDMRHNHTNLE from the coding sequence ATGAGGATGTTGTGTCGAAGTGCGCTTGAAGAGCTTTCTCAAGTTGTTGAAAAATTGGAAGAAAGCAGCTTCGAGGAGGCGGTTGAAACCATCCGGTCAGCGCAGAAGATTGCGCTCTATGGTGTCGGTCGAGAAGGGTTGCAGATCAAGGGTTTCGCCATGCGTCTGTTCCATCTTGGCCTCAGGGTCTCGATGGTTGGAGACATGACGACACCGCCGCTGGGGTCGGGCGATCTACTTATCGTGTCGGCCGGTCCGGGGTATTTTTCCACCGTTGCTGCCTTGATCGAGACTGCGAAACAGGCGGGCGCCAAAACCCTGTGCATAACGGCTCAGCCGGATGGTGCATGTGCTGTGGCAGCCGATCAGGTTCTGGTTATTCCTGCCCAGACAATGGCGGATGATATGGCCTCTAAAACGTCAACGCTGCCGATGGGTTCGCTTTACGAAGGCGCGCAGTATGTAGTATTCGAGTGCTTGATTTTAAAGCTGAAGCAAGTCCTTGCTGTCAGCGCAGATGATATGCGACACAACCATACAAATCTCGAATGA
- a CDS encoding sugar ABC transporter ATP-binding protein: protein MAFLEVEDLTRDYPGVRALSEVSLKLELGRVHILAGENGAGKSTLVKLVTGTENPSGGRILIDGQDAHLKPELHRFVAYVPQELNLFPHLSVSENLFLPYNRSTQSGRLVNRRQMDRDAQSYLDRFAISARPGELVRDISVPEQQLLQIARASVNADMKVLILDEPTSSLTTSEIERVLGIIKDFRDKNHAIVFISHKIDEVLAIGDDYTVLRNGAKVADGQIADIDEAGLIRAMSGEDIASSKQFQPEIPENQPDKEPILAVSELCGTMFENVSFELRPGEILGFAGLLGAGRSEVMQTIFGFLKAKSGSVKLEGAPFPLGKTSRSVNSGLLYLSEERKIHGILPQLSLRENIGISILDQIANWTGINLSAERIKVRDIVKAYDIKAAGISQQMSHLSGGNQQKAIIGRAMATTPKVLIFDEPTKGIDVRTKTEIYKIMKRLAEEGVGIILVSSEMDELRKCANRIVTMYSGKVTGCFETSTTKNETLLGAMFGSEANSDAA from the coding sequence ATGGCATTTCTAGAAGTCGAAGACCTGACGCGCGACTATCCGGGCGTCCGAGCCTTGAGCGAAGTCAGCCTCAAGCTCGAACTGGGTCGCGTACATATTCTGGCCGGAGAAAACGGCGCTGGAAAATCCACTCTCGTAAAACTCGTGACGGGAACTGAAAATCCAAGCGGGGGGCGTATTCTGATCGATGGTCAGGATGCCCATCTCAAGCCGGAGCTGCACAGATTTGTGGCCTATGTGCCTCAGGAACTGAACCTGTTTCCGCATCTTTCAGTCTCCGAGAACCTGTTCCTGCCCTACAATCGTTCCACTCAGTCAGGACGCTTGGTGAACCGCCGCCAGATGGATCGCGATGCCCAGAGCTATCTCGATCGTTTTGCGATTTCCGCGCGGCCCGGGGAACTGGTTCGAGACATTTCCGTCCCCGAGCAACAGTTGCTTCAAATCGCGCGCGCATCGGTCAATGCGGACATGAAGGTTCTGATCCTTGACGAGCCGACATCCTCTCTGACCACGTCCGAGATCGAACGAGTGCTTGGCATCATCAAGGACTTTCGTGATAAGAACCACGCTATCGTCTTCATTTCGCACAAGATTGATGAAGTTCTCGCCATCGGCGATGACTATACGGTGCTGCGCAATGGGGCGAAAGTAGCCGATGGCCAGATCGCCGACATCGACGAGGCGGGACTGATCCGCGCCATGTCCGGTGAAGATATCGCCTCGAGCAAGCAATTCCAGCCCGAGATTCCAGAAAACCAGCCCGACAAAGAGCCCATTCTTGCCGTGTCCGAACTCTGTGGCACCATGTTCGAGAATGTTTCGTTCGAGCTCAGGCCGGGCGAAATCCTCGGCTTTGCAGGTCTGCTTGGTGCCGGACGGTCCGAGGTCATGCAGACGATCTTTGGCTTTCTCAAAGCCAAGAGCGGCAGCGTGAAACTCGAAGGAGCTCCCTTCCCGCTCGGCAAAACCAGCCGGTCCGTGAACTCCGGCCTTCTCTATCTGTCCGAAGAACGCAAGATCCACGGCATCCTGCCGCAACTGAGCCTCAGAGAAAACATCGGCATCTCGATACTGGACCAGATCGCCAACTGGACGGGCATCAACCTGTCCGCAGAACGCATCAAGGTGCGCGATATCGTCAAAGCCTACGACATCAAGGCCGCGGGTATCTCGCAACAGATGTCGCATCTCTCCGGCGGCAACCAGCAGAAGGCGATCATCGGTCGGGCCATGGCAACAACACCCAAGGTGCTGATCTTTGATGAACCGACCAAGGGAATTGATGTCCGCACCAAGACCGAAATTTACAAGATCATGAAGCGTCTCGCCGAAGAAGGCGTCGGCATCATCCTGGTCTCTTCTGAGATGGATGAGCTGCGCAAATGCGCGAACCGCATCGTCACGATGTATTCCGGCAAAGTCACCGGATGTTTCGAAACCTCAACAACCAAAAATGAGACCCTTCTCGGAGCGATGTTTGGGTCGGAGGCAAACTCAGATGCAGCCTAA
- a CDS encoding sugar-binding domain-containing protein, whose amino-acid sequence MTQQQIADKLQVTRLRVNKIIGQIRTDGSVVVDLRLPLVDCVKLEEAVKQRYGLEEVAVLPAVEDFDENQRTIGEAAGQMLENHMGRYDGVGIGWGKTLSYSVRRLSGRHGNLSHVVGLMGAITRGSGNDTTEVATAMANAIDVECFSLTAPIYCRTSSDRDSFLQDEMLMEAMHHAEEVQPCLISCADLTHRSKIMGLPRVKQALPELLEKDAVGSVLGFFLDPAGNVIDHPLNRSIMALPADKLRDKPVTILASGGRSKLPIIRAILRGKYVNRLVTDETVARALLYET is encoded by the coding sequence ATGACCCAACAGCAGATCGCCGACAAGCTCCAGGTGACGCGTTTGCGCGTCAACAAGATAATCGGGCAGATCCGGACGGACGGCTCGGTCGTTGTCGATCTGAGATTGCCTCTGGTCGATTGCGTCAAACTCGAGGAGGCCGTCAAGCAACGATATGGCCTTGAAGAGGTTGCCGTGCTGCCGGCGGTTGAAGACTTCGACGAGAACCAGCGCACGATTGGTGAAGCGGCCGGTCAGATGCTTGAAAACCATATGGGCCGATATGATGGTGTCGGCATTGGTTGGGGTAAGACCCTGAGCTATTCGGTTCGCCGTCTTAGCGGACGCCATGGAAATCTCTCGCATGTGGTGGGGCTTATGGGAGCGATCACACGCGGCTCGGGCAATGACACCACGGAGGTGGCGACCGCCATGGCCAATGCGATTGATGTTGAGTGCTTTTCGCTGACTGCACCCATCTATTGCCGGACGAGTTCGGATCGCGATTCCTTTCTTCAGGACGAGATGCTGATGGAGGCCATGCACCATGCCGAGGAGGTGCAGCCTTGCCTGATTTCCTGTGCTGATCTGACCCATCGCTCCAAGATTATGGGGTTGCCGAGGGTCAAGCAGGCCCTGCCGGAGCTGCTTGAAAAGGATGCTGTTGGCTCGGTGCTGGGCTTTTTTCTCGACCCTGCCGGGAATGTCATCGACCATCCGCTCAATCGTTCCATCATGGCGCTTCCCGCAGACAAGCTGCGCGACAAGCCGGTCACGATCCTTGCATCGGGCGGGCGGAGCAAGCTGCCAATCATTCGCGCCATTCTGCGCGGGAAGTATGTCAATCGGCTGGTAACCGATGAAACAGTTGCAAGGGCGCTGCTCTATGAGACCTGA
- the dhaL gene encoding dihydroxyacetone kinase subunit DhaL translates to MSKTKKLINAPETVVADMVAGMLGAHRDILQAVGNSGRVIRAKDGPRKGKVGIVIGGGSGHEPAFTGYVGRGLADASAIGNVFSCPPPDPILEAARAVEGGEGILFLYGNYTSDAMNFEMASEKLSEEGIRVCSIPVTDDVSSAPPDRREERRGVAGDFFVFKIAGAAADQMLPLDDVRDIAVKANRLTATMGVALNSCSLPQTRKPNFEIGENEMEIGMGLHGEPGIRRTSLESADDVADLLMEFIQEELQLTSDDRVGVLVNGLGSTTMMELYILFNRLKQSLDEMDVSIHRSFVGEYATSLDMAGASISVIKLDDQMADLLDHPCISVGLTVGTPPAPIDKKDCLPLPSGRKDTTGTAESQAASNHIGQRPGGEITSTIFINMLRAAAIAIEDKADWLSELDGVIGDGGHGITMRLGWHAVRQALEDYPEDQDIEAICNTIAEIFLNSVGSTPGPLYATALRSAAKVAAGREGLDTEATVRFLEAAADGIRFRGKANPGDKTMLDAWWPAAVAARAAFQKGADTTDCLRAAAKGAERGMKQTAEIAARHGRSAKMGERSLGHLDPGAASSFVVIDALRRSFEAQTLDPVESAARPVFTS, encoded by the coding sequence TTGAGCAAGACCAAGAAACTGATCAACGCACCCGAGACTGTCGTCGCCGACATGGTTGCGGGAATGCTTGGCGCCCACCGTGACATTCTGCAAGCGGTGGGCAACTCCGGACGTGTCATTCGCGCCAAAGACGGCCCCCGCAAAGGCAAGGTGGGGATCGTCATCGGCGGTGGTTCTGGCCACGAACCAGCCTTCACCGGTTATGTCGGGCGCGGTTTGGCGGATGCATCGGCCATCGGCAACGTCTTTTCCTGCCCCCCGCCTGATCCCATCCTGGAAGCTGCCCGCGCCGTTGAAGGCGGCGAAGGTATCCTCTTTCTTTATGGCAACTACACCAGCGACGCGATGAACTTCGAAATGGCGTCAGAGAAGCTGTCGGAGGAAGGCATCAGGGTCTGCTCAATACCGGTCACCGACGATGTCTCCTCCGCGCCCCCGGACCGCCGCGAGGAACGACGCGGGGTTGCGGGTGACTTCTTCGTTTTCAAGATCGCAGGGGCCGCCGCCGACCAGATGCTCCCCCTCGATGACGTAAGGGACATCGCAGTCAAGGCCAACCGCTTGACGGCCACCATGGGCGTCGCCCTCAATTCCTGCTCCCTGCCCCAGACCCGAAAGCCCAATTTCGAGATCGGCGAGAACGAGATGGAAATCGGGATGGGATTGCACGGTGAGCCGGGCATCCGCCGCACCTCTCTGGAAAGTGCCGATGATGTCGCCGATCTCCTGATGGAATTCATTCAGGAGGAACTGCAACTGACATCGGACGATCGGGTCGGCGTGCTGGTCAACGGCCTAGGCTCCACGACCATGATGGAGCTCTATATTCTCTTCAATCGACTGAAACAGTCCCTTGATGAAATGGACGTCTCCATTCACCGATCATTCGTTGGCGAATATGCCACGTCCCTTGATATGGCAGGTGCCTCGATATCGGTGATCAAGCTCGATGACCAAATGGCGGATCTGTTGGATCACCCCTGCATTTCGGTCGGCCTCACTGTGGGCACACCACCGGCCCCCATCGACAAAAAGGACTGCCTGCCCCTGCCATCAGGTCGCAAGGACACCACTGGCACGGCAGAATCTCAAGCCGCCTCCAATCATATCGGACAGCGCCCGGGTGGCGAAATCACCAGCACCATATTCATAAACATGCTAAGGGCAGCAGCCATCGCCATCGAGGATAAGGCCGACTGGCTGTCCGAACTTGATGGGGTCATCGGAGATGGCGGCCACGGCATAACCATGCGCCTGGGCTGGCACGCTGTTCGTCAGGCGCTTGAGGACTATCCCGAAGATCAGGACATCGAGGCGATATGCAACACGATCGCCGAGATATTCCTGAATTCGGTTGGCTCCACACCCGGCCCACTCTATGCAACGGCTCTGAGAAGCGCCGCGAAGGTGGCGGCAGGGAGAGAAGGTCTCGACACCGAAGCGACGGTCAGGTTCCTTGAAGCCGCAGCTGACGGCATCCGCTTCCGGGGCAAGGCCAATCCGGGCGACAAGACCATGCTCGATGCCTGGTGGCCAGCAGCCGTGGCGGCAAGAGCTGCTTTCCAAAAAGGTGCAGATACCACGGATTGCCTGCGAGCAGCGGCAAAGGGCGCGGAACGTGGCATGAAACAGACCGCCGAGATCGCGGCCCGCCACGGACGTTCTGCCAAGATGGGGGAAAGATCGTTGGGACATCTCGACCCCGGCGCGGCCTCGAGTTTCGTCGTTATCGATGCCCTCAGGCGCTCATTCGAGGCTCAAACGCTTGACCCGGTCGAGAGCGCGGCCCGCCCGGTCTTCACATCCTGA
- a CDS encoding TIM barrel protein — MKLGLNLSFAIKRWIEPDRMAALIADELDTKYVQFTWDLIDPNWPAGPRDALVRAYAKAFAKAGVTIESSFGGIASYSYNHILAPSPELRDLGRMHIQNAIDMTAAMEVPTMGMPFGSYSADDAANPARREEIYKIALETYIELTRHAKKQGLSMMMVEPVPLATEFPSSALDALRLMKDLDGQTDVPVRLCVDWGHALFKPLFGDKANMDYWMETCGSYIGAFHLQQTDGLYDRHWNFTHDGMITPQLLSDFWDRYQLTDQTCFLEIIYAFEETDEFVLSDMKEAMAMFKKV; from the coding sequence ATGAAACTTGGTCTGAACCTGTCCTTTGCCATCAAACGCTGGATCGAGCCTGACCGCATGGCGGCCCTGATCGCTGATGAGCTGGACACCAAATATGTGCAATTCACCTGGGACCTGATTGACCCGAACTGGCCGGCAGGACCCCGCGACGCCCTTGTGCGCGCCTATGCCAAGGCCTTCGCCAAGGCAGGTGTCACCATCGAGAGCTCGTTTGGCGGCATTGCATCCTACTCCTACAACCACATCCTCGCACCCTCGCCCGAGCTGCGTGATCTTGGCCGGATGCACATTCAGAATGCCATCGACATGACCGCCGCGATGGAAGTGCCAACCATGGGGATGCCATTCGGCTCCTACAGCGCAGATGATGCCGCCAATCCGGCCCGCCGCGAGGAAATCTACAAGATCGCGCTGGAAACCTACATCGAGCTGACCCGTCACGCCAAAAAGCAGGGCCTGAGCATGATGATGGTCGAGCCGGTGCCGCTCGCCACCGAGTTCCCCTCCTCTGCTCTTGATGCCCTGCGTCTGATGAAGGATCTCGACGGCCAGACCGACGTGCCCGTCCGCCTCTGCGTCGACTGGGGACACGCTCTTTTCAAACCGCTGTTTGGCGACAAGGCCAACATGGACTACTGGATGGAGACCTGCGGCTCCTACATCGGAGCGTTTCATCTCCAGCAGACGGACGGCCTCTATGACCGGCATTGGAACTTCACCCACGACGGCATGATCACGCCGCAATTGCTGTCTGATTTCTGGGATCGCTATCAGCTCACGGACCAAACCTGCTTCCTCGAAATCATCTATGCCTTCGAAGAGACCGACGAGTTTGTGCTCTCGGACATGAAAGAAGCGATGGCCATGTTCAAGAAGGTTTGA